Part of the Uloborus diversus isolate 005 chromosome 2, Udiv.v.3.1, whole genome shotgun sequence genome, TATGGTTAAAAACATCAGAAATGTTTTAAGTACTCGCTTCAATTCTGAGCACAATGAATCACTTATGACGCGGCATAATAAATTCATTTTGCGCAAttacttttgtttaaattttaacaacaCATTTATATGAATTACTCACTGGTTTATTTTATAAagaattctaattttgaaaattattttaaatacaaaacttcCTAACACTTATTAAAATGTATAAGTTCATTAGATAAACATTTTTCAAGATTAAAATGTTGttctaataattttaatattattacttattaaatttttaataacgaatttgaaaatgtaatctCACAGCTCGTTGCAAACGTTGCTGTTTCTAGCACCGGCTGATATAGCGCTGGTAGATATAGCACAGGTTTCCCCAATTTTTCGCAAATTTTCTGTGCACATCACTGGTTTTACATAATTAAGTAAACAAGACCTTATCGCTTACTGATTGGTTACCATTTTTTCATCACCAAATATAACTTTCAATTGAGAACTGTAATTGACTTATTTATTATCCTACGTAGTGATTATCCTACGTAGTGCGGTGATGGAAGATTGAAAAATAGATTGTCACTGTTGCTTCTTAGAGCCGTAACAACGAGTACATCGCATTTTGTGACTGTCATGGTAAATGTGACTTTAACATATAACCAATGTAGATGAAAAGCTGCATAACTGCTCTTCTGATTCGTTTTCGTATTATACCTCCCAAACAAAGTGTTCCTCATCTGTGAGTAGAAAAATACCACTTATGTGAAACAAAAGCATAAGTTTTCAAAAGTATACCATTTTCTAACGCAACTCTCTTTCTTTTTAGGTTCTGACTGCTGTACTATGTGCGATTACCACCTCACAGACACTTTATGTTCCTCAAGGTATTAGTTCTCCCCCGAACAATAATGGACCATATCCTAAATTAAGTCATCAGTACGAGATTGCAATTGACCATGGACCATATAATTATGAAGAAGAACAAGTGATGTACCGAAACCAACCTCACGAGGACGATCAGGACCTTATCAAACACCAACTTCCGAAAAGTTCTGCGTACAAGCGAGCAGAACAATTCCAACAAGAGGAAGAAAAACCACAGTACAGCAGACCTGAAGAGCGACATACCTTGATACAAAATGCTGTTCCAGAAGTTTACGTTCCGAAACCGTCTCCTGAAGTTTACGCACCCAAACATTCATCCGAAGTTTACGTTCCGAAACATTCATCCGAAGTTTACGCTCCGAAACATTCATCCGAAGTTTACGTTCCCAAACATGCATCTGAAGTTTACGTCCCCAAACATTCTTCTGAAGTTTACGTTCCCAAACCGTCATCTGAAGTTGGACATTCTGTGTCCAGCGTCCTCAGCGATGGTTCCATCGATGATGTCACCTATGTTTCCAAACCGGAAGTGCCTAAAGATGTAACCTACCCATCTCAATCACCAGAGTATGCGTCTAAAGTGGTTAAAGATCCAAAATTGCCTCAATACTTCACGATGTACGAGAAGCGTATTATTGCTGACCCAACCGATAAGTATGGCAAAGGTCCTTGGCGCTATCTGACCTATGGCCATGGTATTACGTATGGAAGCAAAGAACCAGGAAAAGTCTTTGAGAAGGGTTATGGTTATATTCGAGCTTTGGGAAGAGATCACTGTAACCTTCCAGATCATCTTTGTCCGCCAAGAGACGAAAAACCTTTCGAATATGAAGGTAGGAAAGAACCGTTTTTCGGATTCCGTCCTCACTAAACTGACCGAAAGAAAATGAGTAAAAGAgacttctttagaatattattttcgatatgcgttgaattaaaaaattatcaacattatCACGAAACAAGGTTAAAATATATCGTTGCTTTGAATCGATACTTTTTTTCACTACAACTATTTTTAAGCAACGTGTTGGCGAACAACTTTGTGATTTAGATCTGAGGTTGGATCTAGTTGGTATTTTTGCCAACAATTTCACGAtgcgattttttccatttttgcttaatatttatgaatgcacaatatatatatatatattttttcaaaagagacATTTGGAGAAAATATTGTCTTAAATAAAATTGTTGTCCATGtttttatatctttgcttctgtGTAATCACGTACATTTACTATCACCCATAATATATTCTAAATACTAACAACTAAACAAAACTACTCTCAAATGCTTTCTTAGATTAACACTTAACGTTCTTCTATGTCCAATGCACTTGTTAACAAATTTACATCTTAGAACTGCAGTCAACTTGATTGAAAAAAGGTGATTTGCTGTAACATAAATAGTCCCTGTGGGATGACTTTCGGTTCGTTCAC contains:
- the LOC129217645 gene encoding uncharacterized protein LOC129217645 → MMEIVTRIGVLTAVLCAITTSQTLYVPQGISSPPNNNGPYPKLSHQYEIAIDHGPYNYEEEQVMYRNQPHEDDQDLIKHQLPKSSAYKRAEQFQQEEEKPQYSRPEERHTLIQNAVPEVYVPKPSPEVYAPKHSSEVYVPKHSSEVYAPKHSSEVYVPKHASEVYVPKHSSEVYVPKPSSEVGHSVSSVLSDGSIDDVTYVSKPEVPKDVTYPSQSPEYASKVVKDPKLPQYFTMYEKRIIADPTDKYGKGPWRYLTYGHGITYGSKEPGKVFEKGYGYIRALGRDHCNLPDHLCPPRDEKPFEYEGRKEPFFGFRPH